One window of the Hoplias malabaricus isolate fHopMal1 chromosome Y, fHopMal1.hap1, whole genome shotgun sequence genome contains the following:
- the LOC136678889 gene encoding succinate dehydrogenase cytochrome b560 subunit, mitochondrial-like — protein MGTSAKEEMNKFWDKNTRLSRPLSPHISIYRWSVPMVMSITHRGTGIALSGGISAFALAALVLPGSFPHYLDLVHSLSFGPALITAAKFAVSFPVAYHSLNGVRHLIWDFGKGLKITEVNRSGYVVITLSILASLALTAL, from the exons ATGGGAACCTCAGCAAAAGAGGAGATGAACAAGTTCTGGGACAAAAACACTCGACTCAGCAGACCTTTGTCTCCCCATATATCCATCTATAG GTGGTCAGTCCCCATGGTGATGTCAATCACTCACAGAGGAACAGGAATAGCTCTGAGTGGAg GTATTTCTGCCTTCGCTTTGGCTGCACTGGTGTTGCCGGGCAGTTTTCCCCATTACCTGGACCTGGTTCACTCTCTGTCCTTTGGTCCTGCACTTATCACCGCTGCCAAATTTGCTGTCTCCTTCCCAGTAGCTTATCACAGCTTAAATGGCGTCCGTCACCTG ATATGGGATTTCGGGAAGGGCTTGAAGATAACGGAGGTAAATCGCTCTGGATACGTCGTCATCACTCTGTCCATCCTCGCCTCTCTCGCCCTGACTGCGCTGTAA